TTCTTTGTAGTGTGCAGGCGAAAATATGTCTAAAATACAATCCATACTTCCGTCTTTCAAAGGGATTTTTGATAAGTCAGTAACAAACCACTTCACTGCTTTGCGCTTGTCTTTTTTTGATGCAATCTGTATTGCCTCCCTTGACAAGTCAAAGGCAAAGATGTTTCGTTCTGTTCTTTGCTGTATCTGCCTTGCATAGAAACCCTCGCCGCAACCAACATCTAAAATGTTTCTTATAGATGGCGTATCAGAAATAAACTGTATGATTTTCTCCAACACAACATCATACATGCCATACTCCAAAATTTGGTGCCGGTTGTCAAAAGACCGCTTGCTGTAGTTGGTTTTGGGCGATGATTTTAACAACAAATTTACATACCCATATCTTGAAATATCAAAGCAATGTCCATGTCTACAAATTAGGCTATTGCCTTGTATATCCATTGATTTTGTGCAAATTGGGCATTGAAAATAAACCTTGCTGTCTGCAAAGCGTGATAAATTATTATTCATTTGTTTTTCCTCCGTAATTACATCTCTGCTTCAATAAGCGAGTTATGCAATACGGATAACCGCAACATAACTCGCGGTTTTATCTTAATCTCATAAATGTAACCATTGTGTTGTCCTCCAATCAATTCCGCAGTATTACTCTGCTTTTAGAAAAAGTATAGCACAAAACTATGAACATTTCAACTCTATTTCAGCCTGTCGGCGACGTTGCTCTCTCTGGCATACCGCCCGCCGTTCCTCGCTGTATGGGGCGGTCAGACGGAAAGAGAAGCGGCCTTTCTCAATGTCAAACTCCATGCAGCCCGTTTCCGGGTCTGCGTCAGTCTGCTGGCAGATCGCCGGATAACGGCGGCTGTATGCAAGCAGACGCTTTTTCAAGGCGGTGTTGTGGGTGCGGATATGGATAAGGGGGTCTTTCTCGTCAAACCAAATATCGGTGGTCTTTTCCTGCTTGGTAAGCCCTGTTCTCATGCAAACTCCTTTCTGTGCCCCTGTTACGCAATAGGGGCATTTTTCGGGTGTTTTCTCCGGCTCTTGACTTGGAGAAAACGGCGTTTTTGACGATAAAAACCGCCCGGACGTGGAATGTATCGTCGGGGCGGCTGTTATCGCAAGATTTCCGATTTTTCCGGCTCTTGACCGTCAGACGCAGATAAACACGAACTGTCGGCAAGTATCGTCTTGAGCAGCTTGTCGCGGAATGTTTCTGTGCTGCTGTGATTGAAAAATAACTCCGCAACAATAGTCTGCCCGTTTCTCTGCGTCGTGATAATACTGTCGGGGTTCCGGGGCGCGGTGGGCGTCCCGTTCTGTTCTGTCATAGGCGGCTCCTTTCTCCGGGCGCAAAAGAGGGACTTCCCGTAGCCGGAAAATCCCTCTTGGTTGTCGGTTATTCTGTTTTACTGTGCGGGCTGTGCGGCGGCGGTCTGCGCCTTTCTCCTTGCCCGGTATTCCCGCGCCTTGATACGGTCATACTCCCGCTGCTTTTCAAGGTTTCGCGCCCGGTACTCCCTTGAATACTGCCGGTGATAGGCGCGGCTCTTTTCCTTTTTGGCTTCTTCGATTTCCTCCCGCATTTGCCGGATTTCCTGCTCCGTTGGCTCTGTAAGCTGTGTCACTTCGTTCTCAAATTTGCCGATATAGTTGAAATATATCCCGATGTGCTGAATGGCTTGTTTTGCCCTTTTCTTGTCGCGCTCATGCACTTCAATCCGGCTGATAAACTCGTTGAGAATGGCGGGGGTCAGGTCGGTAAAGGCAGCGTAGCGTTCCGTCAGCTTCAAAAACTTCTGCGCCCGTCCGCCCGCGTTCTCAAAAGCGGATAGCTGCTCTTGCAGCTCGGCAAGCTCCGCTTTCAGCGCATAGTATTCTTCTGAATACTTCTGCGACATTTGCTCATAGCGGTCTTGCGGGATCGTGCCGAGGGCGTTGTCCTCATAGAGCTTGTTCAGCACCTTGTCAATCTGTTCAAGGCGCGTCGTGATTTGCGGGATACGCTTCTGCTGTTTCTTGGTCTTGTCGGTCTGCTGCATGGCAAGGTTCTTTTTCACTAAGGCTTCAAATTCCGCCCAGTTGCTGATAGAATAGTCCTCGATTTTCTTCAGCACTTCCGCGATGGTCTGCATGAGCAAATCCGCGTCAATGATGTGCGGGGAATTGCATTTGGGGTTTTTGGCTTTTCCCTTGTGGTACTCGCTGCAATAGGCAACATGACGCTTGCCGCCATTCCGATAATCTATGCGAATGTGCATTTTCGCACCGCAATCCTTACAGAAAAGCAAGCCCGACAAAGGGTGGATTTCCCCGTCCCCGTTGGGGCGTTTGACGGGCGCATTTTCCAAAATCCGCTGTACGGTTTCAAAGTCGGTGCGGTCAATAATCGGCTCATGCACATTTTCGGTTATCTGCCATTGGCTCCGGTCTACATAGTGGTTCCGCTTGTCGCGGAAGTGCTTTGTGGTCTTGAAGTTGACAACATCACCGCAATACTCCTGCCGTGTGAGGATATGGGTCAGGGTGGCTTTGTTCCACTTATAGCGGTTGGCCTCATTGAGCGCCCTGTTTTTACAGGTTCCCCGCCCGCGCTCTTTCATGTAGAATGTGGGCGTTGGGATTTGCGCCTGCGTGAGATATACGGCAATTTGGTTTCGGTTTTTTCCGTCCAGAAACAGGCGAAAAATCAAACGAACAACTCCGGCGGCTTCCTCGTCGATAATCCAAAAATCCTTGTTGTCCGGGGATTTGACATAGCCATAGGGGGCTTCGGTGGCAATCGGCTTTCCACTCATGCCCTTCGTCTTAATGCCGGTCTTTACTTTCTTGCTGATGTCCTTTGCGTACCACTCCGACATGATGTTGATAAAGGGCGCAAACTCCAATGTATCGGGCTTTTCGCTGTCTATCCCGTTGTTGACTGCGATAAAGCGCACATTGTTCCGTCTGAATATCTCCATCGCATTGCCGACTTGGAGATAGTCACGCCCCCAGCGTGTCAGGTCTTTCATAATGCAGACACCGATTTTCCCGTTCTCTACATCGTCCATCATGCGGGAGTAGGCAGAACGGTCAAAAAATCTGCCGCTTTCGTCATCGTCAATGTAGTGCCGGATATTGGTTAAGTGCTGCCCTCTGGCGTAGTTCTCCAAAAAGATTTTTTGGTTCTGTATCGAGTTACTCTCACCGCCGTCCCTGTCCTCGTCGCCCACGGAAAGGCGGGAGTAAAGGGCTGTAATTTTACTATAATCAGTCATGTGCATAACCTCCTGTGCGTCCATATAGGCTTCCTTTACACTTAAAATTATGC
This window of the Massilistercora timonensis genome carries:
- a CDS encoding methyltransferase domain-containing protein, translated to MNNNLSRFADSKVYFQCPICTKSMDIQGNSLICRHGHCFDISRYGYVNLLLKSSPKTNYSKRSFDNRHQILEYGMYDVVLEKIIQFISDTPSIRNILDVGCGEGFYARQIQQRTERNIFAFDLSREAIQIASKKDKRKAVKWFVTDLSKIPLKDGSMDCILDIFSPAHYKEFQRLLSPNGYVVKVIPTKNHLREIRTKVQAHLKNPDYSNESVVEYFEKYLKTISRETVSATVQLSSEQRMSFIEMTPLLFCVEKDCVDWRTLTHLTIEADVLIGMY
- a CDS encoding transposon-encoded TnpW family protein, with translation MTEQNGTPTAPRNPDSIITTQRNGQTIVAELFFNHSSTETFRDKLLKTILADSSCLSASDGQEPEKSEILR
- a CDS encoding recombinase family protein codes for the protein MDAQEVMHMTDYSKITALYSRLSVGDEDRDGGESNSIQNQKIFLENYARGQHLTNIRHYIDDDESGRFFDRSAYSRMMDDVENGKIGVCIMKDLTRWGRDYLQVGNAMEIFRRNNVRFIAVNNGIDSEKPDTLEFAPFINIMSEWYAKDISKKVKTGIKTKGMSGKPIATEAPYGYVKSPDNKDFWIIDEEAAGVVRLIFRLFLDGKNRNQIAVYLTQAQIPTPTFYMKERGRGTCKNRALNEANRYKWNKATLTHILTRQEYCGDVVNFKTTKHFRDKRNHYVDRSQWQITENVHEPIIDRTDFETVQRILENAPVKRPNGDGEIHPLSGLLFCKDCGAKMHIRIDYRNGGKRHVAYCSEYHKGKAKNPKCNSPHIIDADLLMQTIAEVLKKIEDYSISNWAEFEALVKKNLAMQQTDKTKKQQKRIPQITTRLEQIDKVLNKLYEDNALGTIPQDRYEQMSQKYSEEYYALKAELAELQEQLSAFENAGGRAQKFLKLTERYAAFTDLTPAILNEFISRIEVHERDKKRAKQAIQHIGIYFNYIGKFENEVTQLTEPTEQEIRQMREEIEEAKKEKSRAYHRQYSREYRARNLEKQREYDRIKAREYRARRKAQTAAAQPAQ